A window of bacterium genomic DNA:
TCCCAGCATGGCGAGAAAACGCGCGTGGGAACTTCATGATCCGGAGGCGAGGGCCGAGGCGCGAAACTACGCACAACCGGTGCCCAGCCGAACCTACATCCGGCAATTCCTCGAGAAGCGAGGCGTTCCCATGCCATTCGACGACCTGGCCGAGGCGTTCGCGCTCGATCGTCGAGAGCGGAAAGCCCTTGGCGTCCGCCTGAAGGCCATGGTTCGTGATGGCCAGCTCATCCAGAACCGTCGAGAAGGGTATTGCCTCGTCGATCGGATTGCCCTCGTCACCGGCATCGTAAGCGCTCACCGGGACGGGTTCGGATATGTCGTTCCAGATCAAGACGGGGCGGACGATGTCTTCCTCTCGCCGCGCGCCATGCGCGAGCTGATGCACGGGGATCGGGTGGCGGTTCGCATCCGTGGGCACGATCGCCGCGGGCGGCCGGAAGGATCGCTCGTCGAGGTGCTCGAACGAAACACCAGCTCGGTGGTCGGCAAGTACCGCCTGAAGCGTGGGGTCGGGTTCGTGGTGCCGGAGAACCCCCGCATGCTGCATCGGATCGTCGTCCCGGCCGACGCAGCAGGCAGCGCAAGGCCCGGGCAGATCGTGCTGGCGAAGATCACGGCGCAGCCGACACGACATTCTCAACCCATCGGGCAGATCGTCAGGGTGCTCGGCAGGCCCAACGCGCCCGGTATCGAGATCGAAATTGCGATCCATGCTCACGGCCTTCCCACGGAATGGCCCAAGACCGTGGAGAGAGCCGTCCGGCGCCTGGGGAAAGAAGTTCCAGGGCAGGCAAAGCGCGGGCGCGAGGATCTTCGACACCTCCCGCTGGTCACGATTGACGGTGCGGATGCGAGGGACTTCGATGACGCAGTCTACTGCGAGCCCACGGCCTCGGGCTGGCGGCTATTCGTGGCGATCGCCGATGTCGCACACTATGTGGAGTTCGGGTCGCCACTCGACCAGGAGGCGCAAAGCCGTGGGACTTCGGTCTACTTCACGCGCCGAGTCCTCCCGATGCTGCCTGAGCAGCTATCGAACGGGCTCTGCTCGCTCAACCCGAAGGTGGATCGCCTCTGCATGGTTTGCGAGATGCGCGTAGCGCGCGACGGGAAGGTCTCGCGGCCGCGCTTCTTCGAGGGCGTCATGCGCTCCCACGCAAGGCTCACCTACGAAGAAGTCGCCGCCATGCTCTTCGACGGCAATGCGGGCTTGCGGCGGAAACACGCGCAGCTCCTGCCCCACCTCGAAGACCTGGACGACGTGTTCCGAGCACTCCTCGCCCAACGGCGCAAACGGGGTGCCATCGATTTCGAGATCCCGGAGGCCTACGTCGAACTGGGCGAGGATCGCCGCATCGAGGCGATCAGCACCTACGAACGCAACGATGCCCACCGGATGATCGAGGAATGCATGATCGCGGCCAACGTATCCGCTGCACGCTTCCTCGATCGTCACAAGCTCCCCACGCTGTACCGAGTGCATGACAAGCCCACGGCGGAGCGTTTCAAGGAACTCCAGACCTTCCTCGCGACGTTCGGAGTGCCCTTCCCACGGGTCAAGGACCTCCAACCCCGGCACTTCGCCCAGGTGCTCGAACGGGTCAAGGGCAAGCCCCACCATTCACTGGTCGAGACCGTGCTGCTGCGCTCCATGTCCCGCGCCGCCTATCAGCCGGACAACCTCGGGCATTTTGGCCTCGCGCTGCCGAAATACGTCCACTTCACCTCACCCATCCGGCGCTACCCGGACCTCCTCGTCCACCGCGCCATCAAGCACGCACTCTTGGGCAAGAAACCGGAGAGCTTCGCCTACACGCCCAAGGAGATGGGCCAACTCGGCCGGCACTGCTCGATGACGGAGAAGCGTGCCGACGACGCTACCCGGGAGGCCATCGCGTGGTTGAAGTGCGAGTTCATGCTCGACAAGATCGGCGATGTGTTCGACGGCGTGATCACCGGAGTGACCAACTTCGGTGTATTCGTCCAGCTCGAGGATGTGTTCGTCGAGGGCCTGGTGCACGTGACATCCCTCGAGAACGACTACTACGAATTCGACGCCTCGAGGCACCGGCTCTTGGGCGCGCGCACCAAGAAGGTCTATCAACTCGCTGCACCGCTCCGAGTCAGAGTGACGAACGTAGACATGGAGCAGCGACGCATCGATTTCGAGCCAGTGCAGCCGACGGGACGATCGCGAGCGAAGCGCTCCCCCGGCAAGAAACCTGACCGTGTGTCTCCGGGACGTCGCCGGAACAGGCGCCCGAAGAGAGCGCGCGGATGAAGCGGGGCCGCCAGGCCACAAGGGTGACGGAAGTGCCAGCGCCAACCGCACTCAAGGCGAACGCGAAAGCGATCTTGCTGACATCGATCGAGGCGTGACCCAGGCCGCTCGGCTTGGGTCACCGATCGGGAGACCCGGC
This region includes:
- the rnr gene encoding ribonuclease R gives rise to the protein MARKRAWELHDPEARAEARNYAQPVPSRTYIRQFLEKRGVPMPFDDLAEAFALDRRERKALGVRLKAMVRDGQLIQNRREGYCLVDRIALVTGIVSAHRDGFGYVVPDQDGADDVFLSPRAMRELMHGDRVAVRIRGHDRRGRPEGSLVEVLERNTSSVVGKYRLKRGVGFVVPENPRMLHRIVVPADAAGSARPGQIVLAKITAQPTRHSQPIGQIVRVLGRPNAPGIEIEIAIHAHGLPTEWPKTVERAVRRLGKEVPGQAKRGREDLRHLPLVTIDGADARDFDDAVYCEPTASGWRLFVAIADVAHYVEFGSPLDQEAQSRGTSVYFTRRVLPMLPEQLSNGLCSLNPKVDRLCMVCEMRVARDGKVSRPRFFEGVMRSHARLTYEEVAAMLFDGNAGLRRKHAQLLPHLEDLDDVFRALLAQRRKRGAIDFEIPEAYVELGEDRRIEAISTYERNDAHRMIEECMIAANVSAARFLDRHKLPTLYRVHDKPTAERFKELQTFLATFGVPFPRVKDLQPRHFAQVLERVKGKPHHSLVETVLLRSMSRAAYQPDNLGHFGLALPKYVHFTSPIRRYPDLLVHRAIKHALLGKKPESFAYTPKEMGQLGRHCSMTEKRADDATREAIAWLKCEFMLDKIGDVFDGVITGVTNFGVFVQLEDVFVEGLVHVTSLENDYYEFDASRHRLLGARTKKVYQLAAPLRVRVTNVDMEQRRIDFEPVQPTGRSRAKRSPGKKPDRVSPGRRRNRRPKRARG